From the genome of Mangifera indica cultivar Alphonso unplaced genomic scaffold, CATAS_Mindica_2.1 Un_0061, whole genome shotgun sequence, one region includes:
- the LOC123207136 gene encoding keratinocyte-associated protein 2-like codes for MAGAGSSMLYSFLLFVVILSLQEVYRGKLASTELFTLVGGFISSLLFVVSLTFIGNFQETCGMKTGWGAVMIAEAIALIAASTVHRVCITTCFLFSAVLLYEVNKLSGLILARSESKTKRH; via the exons ATGGCTGGTGCAGGGAGTTCAATGCTATAttcatttcttttgtttgttgtgATTCTGTCTCTTCAGGAAGTGTACCGAGGCAAGTTGGCATCAACTGAGTTATTTACCTTAGTTGGAGGCTTCATCAGTTCTCTACTATTTGTTGTGTCATTAACT TTCATTGGTAATTTCCAGGAAACATGTGGCATGAAGACTGGATGGGGTGCCG TTATGATAGCTGAAGCAATTGCTCTGATTGCTGCAAGCACCGTCCATCGAGTGTGCATCACAACTTG TTTCTTGTTCTCAGCTGTGCTTCTTTACGAGGTCAACAAGCTTTCAGGGTTGATCCTTGCTAGAAGCGAATCGAAAACAAAGCGACACTGA
- the LOC123207137 gene encoding amino acid permease 3-like: MGDQTANQSQVSNDGGSLKPTGTALWAATAHIVTALIGSGVLSLAWATAQLGWIFGPIVMLLFSLVTCYTFTLFADAISSEGPAATKKYETYMEIFQDKLGPIRFKISEVVYYISLFGVAIGYTTESSACLNAIQWSKWFHSGGDYHMNRILCVVTFGVIQMFFSQIYEFGKLRSITVFVTAVTSFAYSMIGLGLSVAKVAVTGKFMGSPTGISIGTVTETQKIWRTFHAVGVIAYAYSYFIILIEIHSSINSPTLDGKTLKKASVISVVLTTLIYMLCGCFGYAAFGDLSPENLVTGLGFDKPFWLLEIAKVAIVIHLIGAYQVYSQPLFKFIENKASLKFNEKEASTTSNEKEASTTKGNQNPSPGLRIDKQKLVRLVWRTIFVAITSFMSMLLPSFNDGVGLIGALGFWQFTVYFPVEIYIKEKENENENENEKEREKEKEKEKEKEKEKEIGKWRKKWIWLQILSFTCFIISITAAIGSIAGFVLNLKTSNPFKFAN, encoded by the exons ATGGGTGACCAAACTGCTAATCAGAGTCAAGTTTCCAATGATGGTGGAAGCCTCAAGCCAACTG GAACCGCCCTGTGGGCTGCCACTGCTCACATAGTAACGGCTCTTATAGGATCTGGAGTTTTGTCATTGGCTTGGGCCACAGCTCAGCTTGGATGGATTTTTGGACCGATTGTCATGCTCTTGTTCTCTCTTGTCACTTGCTACACTTTTACTCTTTTCGCTGATGCAATTTCTTCTGAGGGACCTGCCGCCACGAAAAAATACGAGACTTACATGGAAATTTTCCAAGACAAGCTTG GTCCTATTAGGTTCAAGATAAGTGAAGTTGTTTATTACATAAGCCTTTTTGGAGTTGCCATTGGCTACACTACAGAATCATCTGCATGCTTGAA TGCTATCCAATGGTCAAAATGGTTTCACAGTGGTGGTGACTACCATATGAACCGCATCTTATGTGTGGTTACTTTTGGAGTAATACAAatgtttttctctcaaatttatgaatttgGAAAATTAAGGTCGATTACAGTATTCGTAACTGCGGTCACATCCTTTGCCTACTCAATGATTGGTCTTGGTCTTAGTGTCGCTAAAGTTGCAG TAACTGGGAAATTCATGGGAAGTCCAACTGGTATAAGCATTGGCACTGTTACTGAGACCCAAAAGATATGGAGGACTTTCCATGCAGTTGGGGTTATCGCATATGCATATTCTTACTTCATCATCTTGATTGAAATACAT AGCTCGATCAATTCTCCAACCTTAGACGGGAAGACATTGAAGAAGGCATCAGTAATAAGTGTTGTATTAACAACTTTAATCTACATGCTCTGTGGTTGCTTTGGATACGCTGCTTTTGGAGACTTATCACCTGAAAATCTCGTCACTGGTTTAGGATTTGATAAACCATTTTGGCTTCTAGAGATTGCCAAAGTAGCCATAGTTATTCACCTCATTGGAGCATACCAAGTTTACAGCCAACCCCTCTTcaaattcattgaaaataaagCTTCTCTTAAATTCAATGAAAAAGAAGCTTCTACTACATCCAATGAAAAAGAAGCTTCTACTACTAAAGGGAATCAAAACCCAAGCCCTGGATTGAGGATAGACAAACAAAAATTGGTTCGCTTGGTTTGGAGGACGATTTTTGTGGCTATAACCAGTTTCATGTCAATGCTCCTTCCATCCTTCAACGATGGGGTTGGTCTCATTGGAGCCTTGGGGTTTTGGCAATTCACAGTCTACTTTCCTGTTGAGATATAcataaaggaaaaggaaaacGAAAACGAAAACGAAAACgaaaaggaaagggaaaaggaaaaggaaaaggagaaggaaaaggaaaaggaaaaggaaatagGGAAATGGCGTAAAAAGTGGATTTGGCTCCAAATCCTAAGTTTTACCTGCTTCATTATTAGCATTACTGCTGCTATAGGCTCTATTGCAGGATTTGTTCTTAACCTCAAAACTTCTAACCCTTTCAAGTTCGCTAACTAA